The Campylobacter sp. genome contains the following window.
TCTGCGATGATCGGAATTCCAAATTTAGCCGCCTCGATCGCGCAATCGTTGATCGCGGTAAACTGCGGCACGCCCACGCCCGCTACGATGCGGGTAGTGCAGATCGAGCCCGGGCCGATACCTACTTTAATCGCGTCGGCTCCTGCGTTTGCGATATCTTTTATGCTGGCGGGGTTTGCGACGTTTCCGACTACTACGTCCACGTCGAAATTTCGCTTCAGCTCCTTAAGCGTGTCGATAATGCCTTTGGAGTGTCCGTGCGCAGAGTCCATCACAAGCGCATCAACGCCCGCTTTTACGAGCGCTTCGGCTCTTTGCAGATGGCCTACGCTAATCGCTGCGGCGACGCGAAGGCGGCCGAATTTGTCTTTATTAGCGCTTGGATATTCGATGCGCTTTTTAAGATCTTTAATCGTAATAAGCCCCTCTAAGTGGCCGTTTGCGTCGATTATCGGAAGCTTTTCTACTTTATTATTTCTAAAAATTTTCTCCGCATCATCAAGCGTGCAGCCCTTCGGAGCGGTAATTAGCGGAGCTTTGGTCATCTTCTCGCCCACGAGCGCGGCGGTGTCGGTTTCAAAGCGCAGGTCGCGATTGGTCAAAATCCCAATCAGCACGCCGTTGTCGTCGATAACGGGAATGCCGCTGATGTGGTACTCGCTCATCAGATCGAGAGCGTCTTTGATCGTGGCGTCCGCCTTGATCGAGATAGGATCGATGATGACGCCGCTTTCGCTCTTTTTTACGCGGCGAACCATCTTGGCTTGCGAGTCCTCGTCCATATTTTTATGGATAACGCCGATGCCGCCGAGGCGCGCCATCATTATCGCGGTGCGGTACTCGGTGACCGTATCCATCGCAGCACTCACGAGAGGGGTATTTAGCGTGATATTCTTTGTAAAACTCGTGCTGATATCGACCTCTTTGGGCAGAATTTCAGAGTATTGCGGTACCAACAAAACATCCTCGAAGGTCAGAGCCTTTTTAAGAATTTTCATGGTCTCTCCTTGGTTTTAAATTTTGGCTTCTTTTCTTATTATCTTTTTATCTCTAGTTTGAGCATTTCTTTGAATTTCAGCATGATCATTTTTGATTTCTAAGGGCCAGTCTATCCCTTGTTCTTGAACATTCCAGTCTGGAAATTTTCCACCTTCTTTTTCTAAATAATTTGATAAGCAGCACTCTTCGATAAATTTATAACTTATAGAGGCGTTTTTAACTTTGTGAAATCCAAAAAGTCCTTTTATATTTTTCTTAAAATTTTCTTGATAAATCATATAAAATTCTATTTTTGCGCCTTCTAAAATCGTGTGATACAAGAAATACCAAACACCATAACTCCTAATGCTTGGGCGTCCATTTTTACCACCATCTTGATAAATATTTAATGTTCCTTTTATGCCGCCTTTATCTTGACTGCCACCAATTTTTTTAATCTCACCATTGACAACAATCAAATAAACTCTTGCAACATTTTGTATTAAAATTTTACTATCTAATATAACACCGTTCTCGTCTTTCAAAGTGCTCAGATAATTAAACTTTAACCTTGTTTTGCCATTTATATACTCTACATCAGCTATCTTAAATGCTGTTTTTACATCACTTATTCTCAAATTTTAATCCTTTATTATTAGTAGTTCATGCGACTTTTTAATGTTATTTGTATCGCCGCGCTCTAGGCGGTTTTTGCCTATACGAGTTTCACCCTGCCCCATTGTATATTGCCAAGAAGGCTCCAAGATTTCAAAATTTTTATAGGTTTTACGCACGAATTCGCAATCGTTATAGCTAAGTATAAATTTACCATTGTGCGTCTTTAATAAATCCGCTAGCAGCTCATGCTTGAAGCCATTATGGTGGATAGGAAAGTTGCGCTGCGGATAAATTCCTCTAAACATCTTTGAATTCCCATCTAGAAAATACGGTGGATCTAGATAGAAAAAATCGTTCGGATAGAGCTCAAAAGCCTTTTCAAAACTTTCGCAATCCACCTTTAAATTTGGCAATTTAAAATCTCTTATTTTTTCTATGTTCTTTAAATACCTCACTTTGTCTTCATAAATTTTACTCATCCAGCCTAAAAACCCGGGTCCATAGCTGAGATTAAAGTTGAAATAATAGTCTCTCGCTAGTGTTAGCGGTGGTAAAACCGCGTCCTTGATCCAGTGCGATTTTAGTTCCTTTTTTATGATATCATAAGTTTCTTTTGTAGGTTCTAGATTTAAAAGCTCGGCATAAAGCTCAGTGGGTCTGGCAAGTAAAACCTGCCAGAAATTTACTAAAATATCGAAAATATCAAATCCTAAAACCTCTAAATTTAGCTCCTTGGCGATAGCGATTTCCACGCTTCCACCGCCGAAAAAAGGTGAGATTACCCTCTTTGTATCGTTGGGAATTTTTTCTATTACCAGACCTACGGCTAGGCTCTTGCCGCCAGGATAGCGCAGAGGGCTTTTTGTATAGCGCTTATAGGCTAGGTTGCAACCTTTAATACTATTTAAAAAATCCAGCTTTCTTTGCGAAAAAGTACCGTAACGGGCAGATAGATTTTTCATAGTTCTTTTGAAATATTTTCTAGGTTAAAGCCGCCGTCCAGCACCGTTTGTTCGTCGTAAGCACGCCCGATGAGCTGCGCGCTGATATTAAGAGCTTCTTTGTTTTTCGCTACCGGCACGGAGATTGCGGGAAGTCCCGCTAAATTTACGCCGATCGTGTAGATGTCGCTAAGATACGCGCGAAGCGGATCGCTAAGCTCGCCGAATTTATACGCCACGCCCGGCGCAATCGGCATAAAGATCAAATCGGCGTCTTTTAAAATTTCCTCATATTCGCTTTTGATGAATGCCCTTGCCTTCTGCGCTTTGATGTAATATGCGTCGTAGTAGCCGCTGCTTAGCACGAAGGTGCCTAGAAGCATACGGCGCTTGACCTCGTCGCCGAAGCCCTCGCCGCGGGTGTTGGCGTAGAGCTCTTTTAAATTTAAAGCCTTTGCGCGGTTTCCGTAGCGCACGCCGTCATAGCGGCTTAAATTTGCGCTAGCCTCGGCGGTTGCGATGATGTAGTAGGTCGCGATGTCGTATTTGGAGCTACAAAGATCGCGGTAAACGATCTCATGCCCGAATGATTTTAGCTTTTCTATGGTTAAATTTAGAGCCTCTTTGACCTGCTGCGAGGCCTCGTCCACGTAGTTTTTTATAACGGCGATCTTAAGTTTGCAATCTCCGTTTAGCTTATCCGCGGTGCTTTCGTAAGCACCCGCGTAGCTCGTGCTGTCCATCTCGTCGCGGCCTGCGATGATGTCGTATAAGATCGCCGCGTCCTCGACGCTGCGCGTAATCGGTCCTATCTGATCGAGGCTGCTCGAATACGCCGCGAGTCCGTAGCGGCTGACCCTGCCGTAGCTCGGCTTAAAGCCTACGCAGCCGCAAAATGCCGCCGGCTGGCGGATTGAGCCGCCCGTATCGCTTCCGAGTGCGGCTATAGCGATATTTGCCGCTACGGCAGCCGCACTTCCGCCGCTACTGCCGCCGGGTACGCGCGAGTGATCGGTCGGATTGAGAGTTTTGCCGTAGAATGAGCTTTCGGTCGTGCTTCCCATCGCAAACTCATCCATATTCGTTCGCCCAAACGGCGCCAAACCGCGCTTCCGTAGCTTTTTAATCACCGTCGCGTCGTATGGCGCTACGTAGCCTTGCAAAATTTTACTCGCCGAGGTGACGCTCCAATCTTTTACCTGGATGTTATCTTTGATCGCGATCGGCACGCCCTCGCCGCTGATGTTTAAAGCCTCGCCCGTAAGCTGCTCTATATAGGCGCCGAGCTCTTTGGTTTTTAAAATTTTATCCTTTAGCTCCGCTCTAAGCGCCGAAATTTCATCCGCGCTCAGCTTTAGAGCCTCTTTCAAACTTATCATCTGCCATCCTT
Protein-coding sequences here:
- the guaB gene encoding IMP dehydrogenase, with the translated sequence MKILKKALTFEDVLLVPQYSEILPKEVDISTSFTKNITLNTPLVSAAMDTVTEYRTAIMMARLGGIGVIHKNMDEDSQAKMVRRVKKSESGVIIDPISIKADATIKDALDLMSEYHISGIPVIDDNGVLIGILTNRDLRFETDTAALVGEKMTKAPLITAPKGCTLDDAEKIFRNNKVEKLPIIDANGHLEGLITIKDLKKRIEYPSANKDKFGRLRVAAAISVGHLQRAEALVKAGVDALVMDSAHGHSKGIIDTLKELKRNFDVDVVVGNVANPASIKDIANAGADAIKVGIGPGSICTTRIVAGVGVPQFTAINDCAIEAAKFGIPIIADGGIKYSGDIAKALAAGASSVMMGSLLAGCYETPGELITFQGRQYKTYRGMGSLAAMQKGSSDRYFQDGTAKEKLVPEGVEGRVPYAGMLKDVIFQLLGGLRSSMGYCGSKDIATFQQKAEFVEITSAGLKESHVHDVIITQEAPNYRVNQ
- a CDS encoding type II restriction endonuclease, which translates into the protein MRISDVKTAFKIADVEYINGKTRLKFNYLSTLKDENGVILDSKILIQNVARVYLIVVNGEIKKIGGSQDKGGIKGTLNIYQDGGKNGRPSIRSYGVWYFLYHTILEGAKIEFYMIYQENFKKNIKGLFGFHKVKNASISYKFIEECCLSNYLEKEGGKFPDWNVQEQGIDWPLEIKNDHAEIQRNAQTRDKKIIRKEAKI
- a CDS encoding DNA adenine methylase; translation: MKNLSARYGTFSQRKLDFLNSIKGCNLAYKRYTKSPLRYPGGKSLAVGLVIEKIPNDTKRVISPFFGGGSVEIAIAKELNLEVLGFDIFDILVNFWQVLLARPTELYAELLNLEPTKETYDIIKKELKSHWIKDAVLPPLTLARDYYFNFNLSYGPGFLGWMSKIYEDKVRYLKNIEKIRDFKLPNLKVDCESFEKAFELYPNDFFYLDPPYFLDGNSKMFRGIYPQRNFPIHHNGFKHELLADLLKTHNGKFILSYNDCEFVRKTYKNFEILEPSWQYTMGQGETRIGKNRLERGDTNNIKKSHELLIIKD
- the gatA gene encoding Asp-tRNA(Asn)/Glu-tRNA(Gln) amidotransferase subunit GatA, translating into MISLKEALKLSADEISALRAELKDKILKTKELGAYIEQLTGEALNISGEGVPIAIKDNIQVKDWSVTSASKILQGYVAPYDATVIKKLRKRGLAPFGRTNMDEFAMGSTTESSFYGKTLNPTDHSRVPGGSSGGSAAAVAANIAIAALGSDTGGSIRQPAAFCGCVGFKPSYGRVSRYGLAAYSSSLDQIGPITRSVEDAAILYDIIAGRDEMDSTSYAGAYESTADKLNGDCKLKIAVIKNYVDEASQQVKEALNLTIEKLKSFGHEIVYRDLCSSKYDIATYYIIATAEASANLSRYDGVRYGNRAKALNLKELYANTRGEGFGDEVKRRMLLGTFVLSSGYYDAYYIKAQKARAFIKSEYEEILKDADLIFMPIAPGVAYKFGELSDPLRAYLSDIYTIGVNLAGLPAISVPVAKNKEALNISAQLIGRAYDEQTVLDGGFNLENISKEL